In Zygosaccharomyces rouxii strain CBS732 chromosome A complete sequence, the genomic window GCAAAATCAACTACTTCTCTAACGGAAGGCGATGAAATGGAGCCCGTATaaacaccaccaaattgTGGTAGACCTTCATCCACAGAACCTTTACCCATCGGGGTAACGAACAGTGGGAACTTAGTTCTTCGACACAGTTCTTCTGTTTCGGCCTCAATTCTATGTCTAGTAACACATGCATCTGCTACAATGACGGGATTAGTAGCTTTATAGAAATGTGTTAAGATCTGGTCTATCACCTCGTTTTCCTTGGATGTATCATTTGGCGGGACGCTGAGATCAATAGGTTCGTTAAGTCTATCAGAATCTACTGGCATGCTTACTAAGTTCACTGGAATCCCCATGTATACTGgtctttggaaaatataTGCGTTTCTAATGCattcatcaacttcttGCGCACATAATTCAGTATCGATAATTACTGCAGAATGACAACTCACCTCTGTCGCCATTCTATGAAACACTGTATAATCACCATTACCCAAAGTATGATGCAGTAGCAGTTGCCTCGTCTGGGCACTAGTAGGTGGCATACCAACAACATGTAGTAACCCAACGTGCTCCGCATATGATCCTGCAATTCCATTAATGGCACTAAGTTCACCGACACCGAAGGTCGATATGATGCATCCGAGACCTTTTAGTCTAGCGTATCCATCGGCAGCATAAGCAgcattcaattcatttgTGTTACCTGCCCATCTCAATCCTTCAATTCCATataatttatcaattaGCGGTGCGTTAAATTCACCAGGCAATCCAAAGATCGTTAATACTTCAAGCTGTTTCAATCGATGGAAAAAATAATCCGCAATTGTGATCGTTGGCCCCATCGATGTTGTATCTACGTACATGAGCCAATCACTATGATTTCATGCGTGATAATACGAGTTTATAGTATCAGTACTCATGTATTTGTCCATACctatgatttttttttcacattTCGGGGTTTCCCGTATGACTACTAGCACAAGAACAATACTTCTGACAATAAATTAATCAGCCGGGAAGTCAATGGTCAGTCAGTTAGTACATTATATCGTATTAATATGTGCTATTTACTCGTTACaataagaaaaataaaaaggagtattaaaaaaaatcaataaCTTCGTCATCGTATCTGCGTTGGTTGCAATTTTAACCTGACAGCCTCCAATTGATCCTGTGTCAGATGGGCCAATTCTGTATCATATTCAAATTGTAATAGTTGTAATGAGTCTACAATTTGTTTTAATTGACCTTGAGCGTGACgtaattcatcaaaataaGAAGAACATAGACATTGCAATGCGTTAAATCTTTCCATGGGATCATATTTTAGAGTGTCGGCTAGAAATTGAACTGTTTGCTCATCTTCCTTCTTAAAGACCCTAGAAAGAGGAATTGGTTTAATTTGAGGAAATTTATGTTCCATATAATTTGGGTTCATAGCACATATCTCTTGACGCGAAGGTGTACCTAAAATTTTTATAATTTCTACTAATTGATCGATACCACTTTCACCTGGAAACATCGGTTGACCTAAAAGTAGTTCTGCCATAACACATCCACTTGACCAGACATCAATCTGATTTGAATAATGAGTAGCTCCAAAGATTAACTCTGGTGCTCTATAATAACGAGAGCAAATGTAGGAAACGTTCGGTTCCGTTGGTTTTAACTGTTTTGCAGACCCAAAATCACAGATTTTCAGAGCACATGTGTTTGGATCCACTAATAAATTTTGAGGTTTAATATCTCTATGACAAACTAATGCAAAATTATGCAGATAATTCAATGATTTGAACAGCTGATACATGTAGCACTTAATCTCCAATCTTGGCATTGCACTTGGGATGTGTACAAAGTGCCTCAGTCGCTGATATAATGACTGAGGCATGTAATCCAATATCAGATTAAGATAAACTTCACCATGGGAATCCTTTTCATAAAAgtaatatttcaaatcaattaTATTAGGGTGCTTAAGCAACTTCataatttccaattctcGATTTTTGAAACGACgatcttgtaaaactttCTTTATAGCTACATCCTCGTCTGTCTCCTTTATAGTAGTAGTGAAAACAACACCAAATGAACCATGTCCTACAACCTCTGTAGTAGGATATGTAATTTCTGCAGGTTCATTTTCCCCGTTATTACCTGAAGGATGACCGCAATACACTTGCTTGTGTACCACTTCGGTATTCGTTACAAGTTCTAAATTCATAATTGACGTTTCAATGGATGGGACGGGTAAAAGGATTCCCTTCTTATTGAGAAGGATTAGCTTAACGTTATGAGAAGAATGTAGTCCTTCTTATCCTTCCTAtgctttttcttcttcttcttcttcccaGATCCAGATCGATTGACCAGTGAAGTTATATTGAGATGACCTTAGAGTGTGAGGGGTGGATAAATACAAA contains:
- a CDS encoding GSK family serine/threonine-protein kinase (highly similar to uniprot|P38615 Saccharomyces cerevisiae YMR139W RIM11 Protein kinase required for signal transduction during entry into meiosis) — translated: MNLELVTNTEVVHKQVYCGHPSGNNGENEPAEITYPTTEVVGHGSFGVVFTTTIKETDEDVAIKKVLQDRRFKNRELEIMKLLKHPNIIDLKYYFYEKDSHGEVYLNLILDYMPQSLYQRLRHFVHIPSAMPRLEIKCYMYQLFKSLNYLHNFALVCHRDIKPQNLLVDPNTCALKICDFGSAKQLKPTEPNVSYICSRYYRAPELIFGATHYSNQIDVWSSGCVMAELLLGQPMFPGESGIDQLVEIIKILGTPSRQEICAMNPNYMEHKFPQIKPIPLSRVFKKEDEQTVQFLADTLKYDPMERFNALQCLCSSYFDELRHAQGQLKQIVDSLQLLQFEYDTELAHLTQDQLEAVRLKLQPTQIR